The nucleotide window GACCTGCGCCGGGCGTTTCTCAGCAAGGCAAACCTTGCAGGGGCCAGTCTCGTTGCTGCCAATCTGCGCCGGGCGAACCTGGAAGGGGCAAACCTGTTTGGAGCAGATCTCAGTGGGGCTGATTTACTCGAAGCGAATTTGCGCTGGACGAATCTGCGAAGTACTAGAAACCTATCGGTGAAGCAGATTGCCAGGGCCAGGACTCTTTATCAGGCAGAACTGGACGTGGAACTCACAAGGAGATTGAGCGCCACTGAACTGGGCAGGAAAATAATTAAAGAGATCAACAAGAAAGCAGTTCACGGAAGATGTTCTCATTGTCACAATGGCAGTACCGCGGTTTAACCTTATGTTTTCGGGGCGTTTTTTCTGCTTGACCCTTACAGCTCATTCAGCTTCTTGGCTGTGCTCTTTGCTCTGCGATGCTTTACCACGTGGCAGTGGTTCTTGATGTTGCCACTGCCAGGCTTCGAACAATATATTGGCGACAGAGTCGTGGATGACTTTGTCTACCAAATTCTTGGAAGCTCATGAAAGAGGCAGATAAATCGAGAGAGCAACTCCTGGAGGAATTGCAGATATTGCGGGGACGACTCGCCGAACTGGAAGCGTCAGCAGCTGAACACAGGAGGGTGGAGGAGAAACTGCAGGAAGCTAAAGACTACTATCAATCAGTCCTGTTCAACATGCACGAAGACATCATCATTATCGACCGGGACTACCGGATTACTGACGCCAACAAGGCCTTTCTGCACACTACTGGCCGCAAGCGCCAGGAGGTTGTAGGAGAGCCCTGCTATAAGATCTCTCATGGCTACAATCAGCCGTGTGATAAACACGGTGAGGAGTGCGTGCTGCCCAGGGTGTTTGCCACTGGCCAGCCGCAGAGCTGCCGGCATCAGCACCTGCGCCCGGATGGTTCCAAGATCTGGGTGGACCTCTTGCTGTCGCCCATGCGATATCAGATGGGGGCAGTTACCCATATCATTGAAACCATGCGTGACATTACTGATCTCGTCAAGGCGGAAGAAGCACTGCGGGCGAGTGAACAAAAATTCAGGGCTCTTTTCGATTTTATGCCCACCATGGCCTTTGTCATCGACAAAGAGCATCGCCTCATTGCCTGCAACAGGACATTCGTGAGGGTCCTGGGAAACCAGATTGGCAAAAAAACCTTGGAACTTGGTGGAGTTTCTCAGTCTTTGAAGCAGTTCTGGTATGGTGTAGAGAAGCAGGTAATGGAGTCCAAAAACCCTACCTGGTATGTCCAGTTGATTGATACTGCCAGACGGGGCCGCCTCTATCTTGACAAAAGAATGGAGCCTATCAGAGATCAGGATGGCAACGTCTGTATGGTAATAGGCATAGCAAGTGATATTACCAATGACGTCAAGAGACAGATTGCCCTGGCCGAGGAAGTAGAAGAGCTTCGAGTTCGGCTGTGGCAAAAGGGCGGTCCCACAATTATAGGCAAGAGCAGGGTCATCACTGAAGTTCTAAATCGTATCAAAGCCATATCTGCTACCGACACTACCGTTCTCATAACGGGAGATTCGGGGACTGGCAAAGAGCCGGTTGCCGAGGCCATCCATAATTTGAGCAAGAGGGCAAAGGGTCCTCTGATCAAGGTCAATTGTGCTGCCCTGCCCGAATCGATAATTGAAAGCGAGTTGTTCGGTCACGTGAAAGGGGCTTTCAGCGGTGCAGTCAGCACCAAGATTGGCCGCTTCGAAGCAGCCAATGGCGGCACCATCTTCCTGGACGAGATTGCCGATGTTTCGCCGGCTGTTCAACTGAGACTGTTGCGGGTTCTGGAGGAGAAAAAGATCGCAAAAGTAGGAGATTATAAACCAATTAGGGTGGATGTCAGGATAATTGCCGCCACCAATCAGAACCTCGAGAGTCTTGTCCACAAAGGGCGCTTCCGCAAAGACCTCTATTATCGACTGAATGTGTTCAAGATCCATGTGCCGCTGCTCCGCGGACGTCTAGACGACATCCCCCTGCTGGTGATTCATTTTCTCAAGCAGTACTCGAGAACAATGGGCAAGGAGATAACCTCGGTAAGCAATGAGGTTATGACTCTATTGCGCCGCCACAGCTGGCCAGGCAATGTTCGAGAACTCATGAATGTAATAGAGAGCGCCTGCGTGCTGTGTGAAGGAAAGACCATAGAATTAGAACATCTGCCGCCTCTGTTCGAACGCTGGATTCCTCACGCAGCAATAAATAAGGAGATGGAGATTCGCGAGGCTCTTCGTCGTACACGAGGCAACAAGACCGAGGCAGCCAGGATTCTCGGCATTGCCCGCCGGACGCTCTACCGCCGAATGGAGCGCTACGGCATTGTGACGGATGTGTCGGAGTGAGGCGACACATCTGACACAGCATGGCACACCTTTGTTCCAACCTCCCAGCTATATCTGCAGGAAATACCACGAAAAATTATATTTCAGATCCCTGGTACATGCCTTGCTGCACCATCTACTGAAGAAGTGCAGCCACAACCACTTACAGAGAAAACCACTGAGGTTGCCAGAGTGAGCAGCAGACACCACATGTCACTCTCATGAGCGAGCAAGAGCAATTTCAGTGGACAGATTATCAGGTTGAAAGGGGGATAGATGAAAAAGACAGCGATAATATCCATATTGATCCTCGGCACCTTTGCAATGGCGATGTTTGCCTATGCAAACGATGTAGCCCTGAAGTCATACTACAACGACTGCATAGAGAAAAGAATAGCCAGATGCGAACGTATGGTTGCCATGCTCGGCTCCAGGTGCGACAGCATCAGCCGTTGTGCCAGAATCAATACATTACAGCTGAAGTTTTTGAGAGAGAATAAAGACAAACTGGTTCAGGATATGTTCGTCCGCGACATAGGCATGAAATCCTACAGGGTTGAGTACTTCTTGAGCAAAAAATTTTTTGAGGTAAACCCTGAATTTGCTATGTGTACAGCTTCATTACCGCAGTCTCTTTCTCAAAGATCTTTGCCAGAGTAGCAGTGCAGCCCACACAATATACTCTGGCGTCTGTTTCCTGGGGGATTCTTGCGCCGAGGCCCCTTGCCACGTAGCTACACCATATGGTGTTCGTGGCGGTTGCTCATCCTGAAGCGCAGACTTACCAGTCGGCATAACCCTCCCACTGTTGCCACTGATTGGGCTGACGGGAAACGAGGGGGGGTTTAAAGTGTCTTGGGGTCCGGAAGGATTCGCAGGGAGTAACCCGGAGCCTGCCACCTGCCTGGAGCTATCTCTCTTTGCCTTTTCGTATCTCTTGCCTGTTCATTACCTGGATGTTGCCTGTCTGTTTGTCAATCAACAGTTCGTTGAACCAGCGGCCGTCTTTGCTGTAGGCCTTGGCGGCATAGTAGCGTCCCTTGTTCTCCAGGTCTACCAGGTCGTATTCTTGCAAAATTTTCTTGCGCAGACTTCGACTGATTTCGATCCGAGCTGTAGCCGTACCCATGCCGTCCAGGCCAGCCCTTGTCGCTCTTTCCTCGTCTGTGGTGGAATTGTACTCGGTAGTTGGTTTTTTTTCTTCTGTCATAGTGTTCCTCCTATGTTCATTTTGCTTTCGTTGGCTGAAGGACTCTGTTTGCCTACATCGCTGTTCATCCGCAATTGCTGTGCCAGAATATTTCTTCTACGGAATAAACGGTGAATATATAAGCACAAAATAATAGTAACTTGAGGCATTTTATGAATTTGCTTCACTAGATCCTTATGAGGGAACGGGTAATTTTTTCGCACCTGGATGGCTCTTTATCATGATACTGTCCAGAAAGTATCCAGTTTGAAGAGGGCGCGGAAATAGAAGGCAGCGACATGTCCGCGCGATCCAGATTTACGGTGCTGACAGTAATCGTCGACAGGGCCGCCCCCGCCCTTGCTTGCAACTACTTCCTGAACAACTATAGATGTCATCAGCAGTGCTAGGAAAGAAGATCCTGCTTCATTCTGTCGAATTCTTCCTTGCTCAGTTCTCCCCGGGCGTAGCGTTCTTTGAGAATTTCCAGGGGCCGCGAGCTGCCAATCACACCATCTTTGCTGCTTCGAGTAGAGTGGATCAACCATTTTATGAGAAAGACCAGCCCGACAATCAACAGAATCCAGAAAACGAACATAAAAATCATACCAAACCACCCCATTCCCCAACCCATCATCCCGGGACCCATCTGCCAGCCTCCGTAACCAGGCCCTTGAGCGAGAGCTTTTTCTGCAAGTGTAAATGATAAGAACCAGATGAAAACTGGTATCAGGCATCTCCTTATCTTCACTACACACCTCCCCTTGAATCTAAATTTGCCCTCCACGTAGCCGGAGTGCTCGAAGCCTTCAACGTTACTCAGGGACTGACGAATCATGGTCGGTCCCGTAGGTGTCCTTCTCCAGCCGTCAGCCGCTGACAGCTGGCTATCCTTGCTGTGCTAGCTCCGGTATACGAGCACATTGGCCATGCCGCCTTCCATGTGATAGAGATTGTGGCAGTGATGGAACCAGCTTCCTGGATTGTCGGCCACGAATTGAACCTCCAGGCGCTCCATGGGATTGACAATAATAGTGTCTTTCTGAATCCACAAATAAGGCGGCAAAGCTGGGTTCACCACTTTAAAAAAGTGGCCATGCAAATGCATGGGATGGGGCATCATGCTGTGGTTCCAGTAGCTCAGGCGCACCAGATCTCCCTGGCGGACACCCAGGCGCTCTGCATTGGGGTAAACAAAACCATTGATAGTCCAGTAGGGCGAGCCCATCATGCCGCCACTCAATGTCTGCGAGTAGAAGCGAGCAGGAGATTTGGAAAGCATTTTCCCCGAGGGTTGAAGCGCCTGAAAATCCCAGTAGCTTGCGAAACGCAAGCCCCTGTGGAACACTGGAGGGACGGGCTCCCTCTGCCCTATACCCTTGTATTGCAGCGGCACACGAAGCATCCCTTCACCGAAGCCAGTTTCCTGAGCCGCCAGCAGCCAATTGCCAGGGTTGTTGGCTATAAATTCTACATCGTAGCGCTCGCCCATACCTATACGGAGCACATCCGTTTCCAGTGGTTTGACTGGGTTGGCGTCCAGGTGGGTCACGGTGAGGCTGTGTCCTGCCAGGCGCAGATTATAGATGGTAGATGAAGAAGGGTTGAGTAGTCGCAATTTTACCCTGTCTCCCTGGCGGACTATCAGTGGCTTTGCCTGGGGATAGCTCTTGCCATTGACGGCGTAGGCGTCGTAATAAGGTTCCAGCAAAGGAGTCTGGCCCCCACGAGCTATGCGATTCATGCCCATCATACCCCCCATCATCATACCCATGGGGGGGCGCCGGCGCGTTTCAGCAACGCCGCCGCCGTCTCTGCTAACCCAGTCTTCCAACAACAGCGCATAATCACGGTCGTATGTGGAAGAGTCGTTGTCTTCAATAATCAGGGCACCGTAGAGACCCTGGTCCAGCTGGTAGTTGGCATGAGAATGGTAGATGTAGCTGCCTGCGGGCTCAGCCACAAATTCATAGATAAACGTCTGTCCAGGAGCAACCCCTTTCTGGGTTACGCCCGGTACGCCGTCCATTGCGTTGGGTACCGGTACTCCGTGCCAGTGAATAGTTGTCTCTTCAGGTAGATAATTCTTGAGCACTACCCTGATTATCTCTCCCTGCTTGACCCGCACTTCGGGGCCGGGGATCTGACCGTTATAGGTCCATGCCTGAAAATCGGGACCAACTCCGAGATTTACCCTGGCCTGGGAGGCGGAGAAATGAAATTCTCTTATGGCATTGTTGGCTGCGCCCAACGCTCGAGTGATAGAAAACCCGGGGAGTCCCACGGCCAGAGCTGTGCCGAGAGCAGTCTTGAGAAAGGACCTTCTGCTCAACAGATCGTTGCCAGAATTCGTCTTTGCAGGAGTATGTACCTTCGTCGGTTTCAAATTCACAATTTTGTCCTTGGGCTCGCTGGCAGCTAACCTGGATGGACCAGGGTCATCAAAGGATCAATCTCCTTTTCCATTTGCTGCAGCTGTTTGTGATGCTTCTCTTGGACCTGTTGGTCATGACGGACGGACATTTCTCTCATCATCTGACTCATTTTCTTCATAATACCCATACACTGTTTCATCTGCTGGGGGTTCATCTTGCCCTGGCTCATCAGCAGCTGCATCTTGTCCATCAAGTCAGCCATCTTTGCCATATTGGCTTGCATCATAGAGCCCATGTTCATCATTTTCATATGCTGGCCTTTTCCGCCCCTGTGGCTCTGACCCTGCGCTGCTGAAATGCCGGGGACAAAGAGCAACACTGCTGCCACGATCATGATCGCCTTTCTTGTCATCACGTCCTCCTTTTCGAAATCGTTCAGGTTAACTGGGTCCAGGTTGGCTTGCCTCACCGATTCCCGGAGTGCAAGAGAACCTGGCGTCTCATGCTAGCCAGTAACCATTTGTTCCTCTCCGCCTCTTCATTATGTGCTCTTGTAGAGCAATGTTAGTGCCAGCAAAATAGTGATAGCTTAACTGGTTAATATAAGGGTAATTTAGCATCTAGCCGCTTTGACTGCTATCTTGCCTGCTGAAAAAACTTCGCATGAGGTGGATACTTTTTATCCAGTTTAGCAGATTATCAGTTTGCAGGTGGATAAAAATGATGCAGTGTGACAGAGGAAGATCGCTGATTTTCCAGTGTAGCCCTTGACTCTATACCTGGGTACAATGTGTAAAATAAATCTGGAGGTTAAGAGATGAAACAATTCACCATCGGTCAGCTGGCCAGAAAGGCAAAGGTGAATATTCAGACTATCCGTTACTACGAAAGGCGGGGCCTGATGCCCGAGCCTGTCCGGCGTGAGAGTGGCTACCGGCAATATTCACAGAAAGACCTGGAACGCCTCAACTTTATCAGGCATGCCAAGGAGCTCGGCTTTTCCCTTAAAGAAATCTCAGAGCTTTTCTCATTGCGGATGGATCCGCGTTCTACCTGTGCGGATGTCAAGAAGCGGACCCAGGCCAAAATTGTCGAAGTGGAGACGAAAATCCGGGCTCTCCAGGAGATCAAGAGGGCCCTTACTCAGCTTGCTAATCAGTGTTGGGGCAGTGGGCCCACCTCTGAATGCCCCATCCTGGAGGCGCTCAACTCCAAAGATCTATGAAGCGGCCAACCGCCGCTTGCATGGCTGGAATCTTTTTGACTTATCTTCTCGTCAGCTTTCGTCCGGGAATGGCCCGCTAGAATTAAAGGAAAGGTTAAATAATAATACTATCATTATCGAAATTTCAAAAGCTTGCGAGTACGACCAGGAGGCAACTTCTGAGATACCTCTCTGGAAACCCATCATTTTTGCTGACCCTTCAAGATTAGTGCTTGACCTTCTACCATACTATAGGGATTACAGTTTTACTGGAGTATCGGAAAGAAGGATCTCTCGCCTGCAGTTCGAGATGCCAGCGAGGGAAGAAGTCGAGGAGATGCCCCAATAAATAATAAAAGTGGTTAAACCGCAAAGGGTTGAGGGCATTCGCCTTGTAAGCAGTTAACAGCATTGATGATGGAGGTTATTACCATGACAGAGAAAAGAAAAGTGGAGATTTTCACTGCTGGTTGTCCAGTTTGTCAGGATGTTGTGGACACAGCCAGGGAGCTGGCCTGTCCGGACTGTGAACTCACTATTTACGATCTGAGCAAGAAAGAGGGAGTTAAGGAGGCCCAAGCCTATAAAATTACAGCCCTGCCTGCAGTAGCAGTCAACGGGCGTCTCCTCGAGTGCTGTCAGCGTGCTCCCATTACCAGAGAAGCCCTGACAGCAGCAGGTGTAGGAAAGCCCCTGTAGGAAGGTCTGTCCAAAGATCTGCGGCCGGGGAGGGAGGCCCCGCCCGCAGGTCCACCTGTTTATCCTTGGCTGGCCTGTTTCCTGAGAGCCCCATTTAGGCCATAATAGGACAAACTTGACATCATGACATCAAATAAGTTATGTTTTGATGCACCATGAGAACTACCCTTACTATAGATGACGATGTGGCCGCACTGCTGAAAAGACTGCGGAAAACCCGGGACATGAGTTTCAAGGTTCTGATCAACGAGGCTTTGCGCCGAGGCTTACAGCAGATGACAGCTCCGCCTCGCCAAGGTAAGGTTTACAACACCAGATCTGTATCCTTAGGTCGCTGTCTTGTTGGTACTGTTGATGACATATCTGAAGCTTTAGCTGTAGCAGAAGGTGACGATTACAAGTGATTCTGGTGGATGCCAACTTGCTTGTCTATGCACATGTGGCGAGTTTTCCTCAACACGATAGAGTGCGAACCTGGCTGGATGAACGACTGAACGGCGTCACTGCCGTGGGAATGCCCTGGCCTAGTTTGCTTTCCTTCCTTCGCCTGGTTACCAATCCGCGAATCTTCGAGCGACCTGAATCCATTATGGAAGCTTGGAAACAAGTGGAAGAATGGCTCAATTGCTCGCCGGTTTGGATTCCTCAACCCACAGAACGGCATGACGAAATCTTGGGATCTTTGCTCACTGGGCTGAGAATAAGCGCAAATCTGATTCCTGATGCTCACCTGGCGGCGCTTGCTATCGAGCATGGACTCCTACTGTGTTCTACGGATGGAGATTTCGGCCGTTTCCCCGGTTTGAAATGGGAAAATCCCATAGGAAGTTTTTGATCTCGCTAGCTGGTGCCATTTTCAGAATTCAGAAGGCCCGGTCCTGCAAGAATCATTACGGGAAAAGTTCTCCGATCCTCTCCACAGAGGGTTAGCTGCTGATGGAAGTTCTTACAGGCTTTCTGTATTTCTTGATCCTTTGAGTTTGTTCTGGGCGGCAATAAACTGAAAAACTTTGTACTGAGGAGGTGTGCATATGACTCAGGGTCTGTCTAGTTATGTTCTGGCTACCGGAGCGTTTGCACTTTTCATAGTTTGCCCCCGCATGGCAGCTATGACCAACATAGTCCACAAGCAGCTTGGCTTGAATTTGCTTGTTTTGGTCCTGTTGGGTACACTTGCCAGTATTCCTTTGCTGCTGGTGATGGTTTTGATCATCCAGCGGTGGGGTCTCATGGCAGGATTGGCATTTTGTGTAATCACGGACCTGCTGGCCGCGCTCGTCATGCAGCCTGTGAGCACGAAGGCCGCAATCGAGACATTTATCATTGCCATTTTTGTTGTTGTGGGAAACCGTCTGGCCGCCTGGCTGACAGCACATTTTTAATGTCCGTCCAGGGTTTTGTACCTACTCCAGGAGAATATTTTACATGGCAAAAGCAGAGATCACGGTGTACGGCGCCTACTGGTGCCCCGACTGCAGAACAAGCAAACAATTCCTCGGCGAACATCAGATCCCGTACAACTGGGTGAATATTGAAGAAGACAGGGAAGGCGAGGAATTTGTCATAAGAACGAACAGGGGCAAGCGTATTATTCCTACTATTGTTTTTCCTGACGGCTCTTTTCTGGTTGAGCCGACAAACGCTGAACTGGCAGCCAAGCTGGGATTGAAGACCACGGCCAGCAGAAGCCACTACGACCTCATTGTCCTTGGCGGCGGGCCTGCCGGTCTCACTGCTGCCCTTTATGCAGCGCGCGAATTCATTGATACCCTGGTAATAGAACGCGCTGCTTTCGGCGGTCAGGCGGCTGGCACAGAAAAACTGGACAACATGCCAGGATTCCCTGATGGTATTACCGGCATCGAATTTTCCCGAAGGCTGCGTCGCCAGGCGGAGCGCTTTGGAGTGGAGCTCCTCCAGGCTCAGGAAGTTATAGAGGTGAAGCAGCAGCAGAACTATCACTGCGTGGTGACTGGGGACGGCATGGAGTACAGTGCGCGGGCCCTGCTTATTGCCACGGGTGGTCGCTACAAGAGACTTCACGTTCCAGGAGAGGAGGAGTACCTGGGAGCGGGAATTCACTTCTGTGCCACCTGCGACGGTCCATTTTACCATGACAAGCGTGTTGCTGTGGTGGGCGGGGGCAACAGTGCCACGGAGGAAAGTTTGCTCCTGACAAAGTTTGCCGACAGGGTAGTTATCCTGGTAAGAAGAGGTTATTTCAAAGCAAGCCCGATAATTCAAGAAAGCGTGCTCAGCCATCCAAAGATCGAGGTGCGCTACCACACAGAAGTGCGGGAGTTTTTGGGAGAACAATCCAGGCTG belongs to Deltaproteobacteria bacterium and includes:
- a CDS encoding multicopper oxidase family protein, giving the protein MNLKPTKVHTPAKTNSGNDLLSRRSFLKTALGTALAVGLPGFSITRALGAANNAIREFHFSASQARVNLGVGPDFQAWTYNGQIPGPEVRVKQGEIIRVVLKNYLPEETTIHWHGVPVPNAMDGVPGVTQKGVAPGQTFIYEFVAEPAGSYIYHSHANYQLDQGLYGALIIEDNDSSTYDRDYALLLEDWVSRDGGGVAETRRRPPMGMMMGGMMGMNRIARGGQTPLLEPYYDAYAVNGKSYPQAKPLIVRQGDRVKLRLLNPSSSTIYNLRLAGHSLTVTHLDANPVKPLETDVLRIGMGERYDVEFIANNPGNWLLAAQETGFGEGMLRVPLQYKGIGQREPVPPVFHRGLRFASYWDFQALQPSGKMLSKSPARFYSQTLSGGMMGSPYWTINGFVYPNAERLGVRQGDLVRLSYWNHSMMPHPMHLHGHFFKVVNPALPPYLWIQKDTIIVNPMERLEVQFVADNPGSWFHHCHNLYHMEGGMANVLVYRS
- a CDS encoding SHOCT domain-containing protein, translating into MMGWGMGWFGMIFMFVFWILLIVGLVFLIKWLIHSTRSSKDGVIGSSRPLEILKERYARGELSKEEFDRMKQDLLS
- a CDS encoding pentapeptide repeat-containing protein — protein: MANPRHLTQLKKGAASWNSWKKRNPYTVPDLRLASLNLADLKGADLRWADFRAADLRRASLKRANLTGADLRRAFLSKANLAGASLVAANLRRANLEGANLFGADLSGADLLEANLRWTNLRSTRNLSVKQIARARTLYQAELDVELTRRLSATELGRKIIKEINKKAVHGRCSHCHNGSTAV
- a CDS encoding type II toxin-antitoxin system VapC family toxin — its product is MILVDANLLVYAHVASFPQHDRVRTWLDERLNGVTAVGMPWPSLLSFLRLVTNPRIFERPESIMEAWKQVEEWLNCSPVWIPQPTERHDEILGSLLTGLRISANLIPDAHLAALAIEHGLLLCSTDGDFGRFPGLKWENPIGSF
- the zntR gene encoding Zn(2+)-responsive transcriptional regulator, with amino-acid sequence MKQFTIGQLARKAKVNIQTIRYYERRGLMPEPVRRESGYRQYSQKDLERLNFIRHAKELGFSLKEISELFSLRMDPRSTCADVKKRTQAKIVEVETKIRALQEIKRALTQLANQCWGSGPTSECPILEALNSKDL
- a CDS encoding FAD-dependent oxidoreductase, producing the protein MAKAEITVYGAYWCPDCRTSKQFLGEHQIPYNWVNIEEDREGEEFVIRTNRGKRIIPTIVFPDGSFLVEPTNAELAAKLGLKTTASRSHYDLIVLGGGPAGLTAALYAAREFIDTLVIERAAFGGQAAGTEKLDNMPGFPDGITGIEFSRRLRRQAERFGVELLQAQEVIEVKQQQNYHCVVTGDGMEYSARALLIATGGRYKRLHVPGEEEYLGAGIHFCATCDGPFYHDKRVAVVGGGNSATEESLLLTKFADRVVILVRRGYFKASPIIQESVLSHPKIEVRYHTEVREFLGEQSRLTGVRLRNNQTGHEENLPVDGAFIFIGLTPNTGFLANSDLVLDRWGFLVTGHDLVHGRQRPASFENRDPYLLETSVPGIFAAGDVRDKSTKQVASAAGEGASAALMIREYLQQI
- a CDS encoding sigma 54-interacting transcriptional regulator, giving the protein MKEADKSREQLLEELQILRGRLAELEASAAEHRRVEEKLQEAKDYYQSVLFNMHEDIIIIDRDYRITDANKAFLHTTGRKRQEVVGEPCYKISHGYNQPCDKHGEECVLPRVFATGQPQSCRHQHLRPDGSKIWVDLLLSPMRYQMGAVTHIIETMRDITDLVKAEEALRASEQKFRALFDFMPTMAFVIDKEHRLIACNRTFVRVLGNQIGKKTLELGGVSQSLKQFWYGVEKQVMESKNPTWYVQLIDTARRGRLYLDKRMEPIRDQDGNVCMVIGIASDITNDVKRQIALAEEVEELRVRLWQKGGPTIIGKSRVITEVLNRIKAISATDTTVLITGDSGTGKEPVAEAIHNLSKRAKGPLIKVNCAALPESIIESELFGHVKGAFSGAVSTKIGRFEAANGGTIFLDEIADVSPAVQLRLLRVLEEKKIAKVGDYKPIRVDVRIIAATNQNLESLVHKGRFRKDLYYRLNVFKIHVPLLRGRLDDIPLLVIHFLKQYSRTMGKEITSVSNEVMTLLRRHSWPGNVRELMNVIESACVLCEGKTIELEHLPPLFERWIPHAAINKEMEIREALRRTRGNKTEAARILGIARRTLYRRMERYGIVTDVSE
- a CDS encoding thioredoxin family protein, which encodes MTEKRKVEIFTAGCPVCQDVVDTARELACPDCELTIYDLSKKEGVKEAQAYKITALPAVAVNGRLLECCQRAPITREALTAAGVGKPL
- a CDS encoding ribbon-helix-helix protein, CopG family, producing MRTTLTIDDDVAALLKRLRKTRDMSFKVLINEALRRGLQQMTAPPRQGKVYNTRSVSLGRCLVGTVDDISEALAVAEGDDYK